One Nostoc punctiforme PCC 73102 DNA window includes the following coding sequences:
- a CDS encoding cupin domain-containing protein, with product MTVNFKSMLVPPGKGSTYLVLGDLYTILATGKDTGGEYGVYEAVMQPQSMTPPHSHDQTDEAHYILEGEVEYQIDEQTIVATPGTFVNFAKGQCHSFKNIGSKPAKMLTWVTPAGGEQFFVEAGQPVNLPLNEEERSLLGVVNPADFEKAVAIASKYVQFPTS from the coding sequence ATGACAGTCAATTTTAAATCTATGTTAGTTCCACCAGGTAAGGGTTCCACTTATTTGGTGTTGGGTGACTTATATACTATTCTGGCTACAGGAAAAGATACAGGCGGAGAGTATGGGGTATACGAGGCTGTCATGCAACCGCAAAGTATGACACCACCTCACAGCCATGACCAAACAGACGAAGCGCACTACATTCTTGAGGGAGAGGTTGAGTACCAGATTGACGAGCAGACTATCGTTGCAACTCCCGGAACCTTCGTGAATTTTGCTAAAGGTCAATGTCATAGTTTTAAAAACATTGGGTCAAAACCTGCCAAAATGCTGACTTGGGTTACACCAGCAGGGGGTGAGCAGTTTTTTGTAGAGGCAGGGCAACCTGTAAACTTACCTTTGAATGAGGAAGAACGCTCTTTGTTGGGCGTTGTGAATCCTGCCGACTTTGAAAAAGCCGTTGCCATTGCCTCGAAGTATGTTCAATTCCCGACAAGTTGA
- a CDS encoding DUF4351 domain-containing protein, whose product MSFDNLCKLLSEKHPATFASWVLGTPQTSVKVLKTELSIEPIRADYVTFLQLQGRILHLEFQTKLESTPPLPLRMLDYWVRLYRLYRLPITQVVVLLLPPAPGTVIETVFCVETTRHEYRVIRLWEENPELFLNEPALLPLAPLAATTQPQALLQQVVGKVNQLEPRQRPEISAYTQILAGLKYNQDLIRQLFREGMMRESVIYQEILAEGEQLGELRGRKAEGQLLILRQLTRRVGELPQEMLNRIETLSLEQLENLGEALLDFQAIADLEAWFGTLDIGVKMT is encoded by the coding sequence ATGTCTTTTGATAACCTCTGCAAACTACTGTCCGAAAAACATCCTGCTACCTTTGCCAGTTGGGTTTTAGGTACACCACAAACTTCTGTCAAAGTCCTCAAAACCGAATTGAGCATTGAACCAATTCGCGCTGATTATGTAACATTCTTACAACTACAAGGACGCATTCTCCATCTGGAATTTCAAACCAAACTCGAATCTACGCCACCCCTACCCCTGCGGATGCTAGATTATTGGGTACGCTTATATCGTTTGTATCGTCTGCCAATAACGCAAGTTGTCGTATTATTGCTTCCCCCTGCACCAGGAACAGTAATTGAAACTGTTTTCTGTGTCGAAACTACCCGTCATGAATATCGCGTGATTCGCCTATGGGAAGAAAATCCTGAACTATTCCTCAATGAGCCAGCTTTGTTACCCTTAGCACCACTGGCGGCAACCACGCAACCCCAAGCATTGTTGCAACAAGTTGTGGGCAAAGTTAATCAACTTGAGCCAAGACAACGACCAGAAATTTCCGCGTATACCCAAATCTTAGCGGGGTTAAAATACAATCAAGACTTGATTCGACAATTATTTCGGGAGGGTATGATGCGCGAGTCAGTAATTTATCAAGAAATTCTCGCTGAAGGCGAACAACTAGGAGAACTAAGAGGACGAAAAGCAGAAGGGCAATTGCTCATTCTCCGTCAACTTACTCGACGGGTGGGAGAATTACCCCAAGAGATGCTAAACCGGATTGAAACTCTCTCCTTAGAACAATTAGAAAATCTCGGTGAAGCATTGTTAGATTTTCAGGCGATCGCGGATTTAGAAGCCTGGTTTGGTACATTAGACATAGGAGTGAAAATGACGTAA
- the thrS gene encoding threonine--tRNA ligase: MSPNSSNQSQQSEQVEKIYLPRTSESENLKKIRHTASHVMAMAVQKLFPKAQVTIGPWIENGFYYDFDSPEPFSENDLKAIKKEMAKIINRKLPVIREEVSREEAARRIQEIKEPYKLEILADIKNEPITIYHLGNEWWDLCAGPHLENISELNPKAIELESVAGAYWRGDETKAQLQRIYATAWESPEQLAEYKRRKEEALRRDHRKLGKELGLFIFSDLVGPGLPLWTPKGTLLRSTLEDFLKQEQVKRGYLSVVTPHIARVDLFKTSGHWQKYKEDMFPLMADDEEAAAQEQGFVMKPMNCPFHIQIYKSELRSYRELPMRLAEFGTVYRYEQSGELGGLTRVRGFTVDDSHLFVTPEQLDSEFLSVVDLILSVFNKLQLKNFKARLSFRDPASDKYIGSDEVWDKAEGAIRRAVETLGMEHFEGIGEAAFYGPKLDFIFSDALDREWQLGTVQVDYNLPERFELEYVAEDGVRKRPVMIHRAPFGSLERLIGILIEEYAGDFPLWLAPVQARLLPVGDTQLDFAKDVVAKMRALGIRAEVDTSGDRLGKQIRNAEKEKIPVMAVVGAKEVETNTLSIRTRASGELGVIPVDEVVDKMKDAIAKFENF; encoded by the coding sequence ATGTCGCCAAATTCATCAAATCAATCACAACAGTCAGAACAAGTTGAAAAAATCTATTTACCGCGTACCAGCGAATCGGAGAATTTAAAAAAGATTCGTCACACTGCTTCCCATGTAATGGCAATGGCGGTACAAAAGCTGTTTCCCAAGGCGCAAGTTACAATCGGCCCTTGGATAGAAAACGGTTTTTACTATGACTTCGACAGTCCAGAACCATTTAGCGAAAACGATCTCAAAGCCATCAAAAAAGAGATGGCGAAGATTATCAATCGCAAATTACCAGTAATTCGAGAAGAAGTCAGCCGAGAAGAAGCCGCACGCCGGATTCAGGAAATTAAGGAACCTTATAAGCTAGAAATTCTGGCAGATATCAAAAACGAACCAATCACGATTTACCACCTGGGGAATGAATGGTGGGATTTGTGCGCGGGGCCTCATCTGGAAAATATCAGTGAATTAAACCCGAAAGCAATTGAATTAGAAAGTGTTGCTGGCGCTTATTGGCGTGGGGATGAAACTAAAGCTCAATTACAACGCATCTACGCCACCGCTTGGGAAAGTCCAGAACAACTCGCTGAATATAAGCGGCGCAAAGAAGAAGCGCTACGGCGAGATCACCGGAAACTGGGTAAGGAACTGGGATTATTTATATTTTCTGATCTAGTAGGGCCGGGTTTACCTTTGTGGACACCCAAAGGTACTTTGTTGCGGAGTACTTTAGAAGACTTCCTGAAGCAAGAACAGGTAAAACGGGGTTATTTATCTGTAGTAACTCCTCACATTGCCAGAGTAGATTTATTTAAAACCTCTGGACATTGGCAGAAATATAAAGAAGATATGTTCCCCTTGATGGCAGATGATGAGGAAGCTGCTGCACAGGAACAGGGCTTCGTTATGAAGCCGATGAATTGCCCTTTCCACATCCAAATATATAAGAGTGAATTACGCTCTTATCGGGAACTACCAATGCGACTGGCGGAATTTGGTACTGTTTACCGCTACGAACAATCAGGCGAATTGGGTGGTTTAACGCGGGTGCGCGGTTTTACTGTGGATGATTCTCACCTGTTCGTCACCCCAGAACAGCTAGATAGTGAATTCCTCAGTGTGGTGGATTTGATTTTGTCGGTGTTCAATAAGCTGCAACTGAAGAACTTTAAAGCTAGACTCAGTTTCCGCGATCCTGCTAGTGATAAGTACATCGGTTCCGATGAAGTTTGGGACAAAGCCGAAGGTGCAATTCGCCGTGCAGTTGAAACTTTGGGGATGGAACACTTTGAAGGGATTGGAGAAGCGGCTTTTTATGGGCCCAAACTTGACTTTATCTTTAGTGATGCCCTAGATCGGGAGTGGCAATTAGGAACTGTGCAGGTTGATTACAATTTGCCTGAACGCTTTGAGTTGGAATACGTCGCTGAAGATGGGGTTCGCAAACGTCCAGTTATGATTCACCGTGCGCCTTTTGGTTCACTGGAAAGGTTGATTGGGATCTTAATTGAAGAATACGCGGGCGATTTCCCTTTGTGGTTAGCGCCAGTGCAAGCTAGATTACTCCCCGTAGGTGATACACAGCTAGACTTTGCTAAAGATGTGGTGGCAAAGATGAGAGCGTTGGGCATCCGTGCAGAAGTTGATACCAGTGGCGATCGCTTGGGTAAACAAATTCGCAATGCAGAGAAAGAAAAAATACCCGTGATGGCAGTGGTTGGAGCCAAGGAAGTGGAAACCAACACCTTAAGTATCCGTACCCGTGCCTCTGGGGAATTGGGAGTTATCCCTGTTGATGAGGTGGTGGATAAGATGAAGGATGCGATCGCTAAGTTCGAGAATTTCTAA
- a CDS encoding DUF2973 domain-containing protein, with product MLHLLYILAFTILAFMAVGNLIRNLIVFSFDRERTYPTNSSPINNQGKYGYYSSKKQFVPHPELLDSAGNLIKEPLLVMRSINVEDARQHLDALYEASPGRKSENSEEA from the coding sequence ATGTTACACCTGCTTTACATCCTTGCTTTTACAATCCTTGCATTTATGGCTGTTGGCAACTTAATTCGTAACCTGATCGTGTTCAGTTTTGATCGCGAGCGGACTTACCCAACCAATTCCTCGCCAATCAATAATCAAGGTAAATACGGTTATTATTCATCAAAAAAACAGTTTGTACCACATCCAGAGTTATTAGATAGCGCGGGTAACTTGATTAAAGAGCCGCTTTTGGTAATGCGTTCGATTAACGTTGAAGATGCGCGTCAACATCTAGATGCACTTTACGAAGCATCCCCAGGACGTAAGAGTGAAAATTCAGAAGAAGCATAA
- a CDS encoding HEAT repeat domain-containing protein, whose translation MYLHIIKKRSSPFFLFPFILLLTLLLALPWVSAKEQPKPKPEAWQINGIVAALDDRHEGVKSLALDQVSQYEMQDLKTLVKKPEDIARKILSIFKDKSVATSIRVSAGYALSNLGDLAKPYVKDIAAILKDKSVKVSVRAGAASVLGNLGDAPKPYVKDIVDILKDQSVDFSTGFNLILVLANLGEPAKPYIKDITDFLKHKNTDSSITIYFSSGNYSASRFSPLANLGDAAKPYLKEIANILKDKTADAQVRSRAAFVFAYFGQATQPYIKDILNFIQDKTVDVDVRSTVVDALVNTGKATQPYAQDIVNIFKNKSVDSAIRSQIAPTLDNLGDAAKLYVKDIADILKDKSVDNSLRSSAANALSNLGDAAKPYVKDIADILKDKSVDNSLRSSAANALSNLGDAAKLYVKDIADILKDKSVDNSLRSSAANALSDLGDAAKPYAKDITDILKDKSVEPSFRSSAAYALSYLEEAAQPYIKDILDFIQDKTIENQISSQVDKSMAVYALGNLGKVAQPYVKDIVKILKDKSIETSLRSNLARALEKIEQLDLNSVIVILDNVYYVGQSEFQQWRFSTYFLGGGTEDVTTLLKWLGRPKTIPEKLNHDEGVKTLEVFRKIWEPSKELVRLQEDLAKQIAVVARKVSWQPQDIVILETHYNNLKNVGYNEADSLQSVIINLKTWQWLFNARTTILIHAAFWLVLIFAYPKFPQVQAIFFWNPWVRRILGVGYVGLILTWVPFFREKLFEPFKPSLLADAGLDNFNPEAYFPNSKVKVPGVDEPVQITQVLPNIKGQVILEGDSGLGKSMFLRYLVKTSGRLVVYLPARKCDKGVIEAIQAKLHGQAQDADFLKNLIYSGALDICIDGLNEVTADTRAKICQFAESYFRGNIIMTTQPLEWTPPSTAKIYKLLPLEEPQIQQFLISRQPRLPKNAKVQGTDYEQATASFLTKALSNQQSPQELSAIEKVLSNPMDLTVVALMLSQGEYPDLFHLQQHQYQLMAAEYLQEWKQEFPLKKFSDAVYQMRLNDEQALPADEFYQVLQSLEDDKYKMVVSRQWQDEKGEAKREWYFRHDKIMDFFLVQSFLGESEEAKNRLLDHMDDPRFRGVYFLLATLLPLDAAKELKEKLVQYAADTKDHTVSDTFVQLLRPRS comes from the coding sequence ATGTATCTGCACATAATTAAAAAGCGATCGTCGCCATTTTTCCTTTTTCCCTTTATCCTGCTATTGACACTCCTCCTCGCGCTGCCTTGGGTAAGCGCCAAAGAACAGCCCAAGCCTAAACCAGAAGCATGGCAGATTAACGGTATTGTTGCTGCTCTTGATGATAGACATGAGGGAGTGAAGTCTCTGGCTCTGGATCAAGTCAGTCAATATGAGATGCAAGACTTAAAAACTCTGGTGAAAAAACCAGAAGACATAGCCAGAAAAATTCTCAGTATTTTTAAAGATAAATCTGTTGCAACATCGATTCGTGTTAGTGCAGGATACGCGTTAAGCAATCTGGGGGATTTGGCTAAACCCTATGTCAAAGATATCGCAGCTATCCTTAAAGATAAATCTGTGAAAGTTTCGGTTCGCGCTGGTGCAGCATCTGTATTAGGAAACTTGGGCGATGCTCCTAAACCCTACGTCAAAGATATTGTTGATATTCTTAAGGATCAATCTGTTGATTTTTCTACTGGTTTCAATTTGATATTGGTATTGGCCAACTTGGGAGAACCGGCCAAACCATATATCAAAGATATAACCGATTTTCTTAAGCATAAAAACACCGACTCCTCTATTACTATTTATTTCAGTAGTGGTAACTATTCTGCTAGTAGATTTTCCCCACTAGCAAATCTGGGAGATGCTGCCAAACCCTATCTCAAAGAGATTGCTAACATCCTTAAAGATAAAACAGCTGATGCCCAAGTTCGCTCCCGTGCAGCATTTGTATTTGCATATTTCGGACAAGCTACCCAACCATACATCAAAGATATCCTCAACTTCATTCAAGATAAAACTGTTGATGTTGATGTTCGTTCCACTGTAGTTGATGCTTTGGTTAACACAGGAAAAGCTACCCAACCCTACGCTCAAGATATTGTTAATATCTTCAAAAATAAATCTGTTGACTCCGCTATTCGTTCCCAGATAGCTCCTACCTTAGATAATTTAGGAGATGCTGCTAAACTCTACGTCAAAGATATTGCTGACATCCTTAAGGATAAATCCGTCGATAATTCGCTTCGTTCCAGTGCGGCTAATGCATTGAGCAATTTAGGAGATGCTGCTAAACCTTACGTCAAAGATATTGCTGACATCCTTAAGGATAAATCCGTCGATAATTCGCTTCGTTCTAGTGCGGCTAATGCATTGAGCAATTTAGGAGATGCTGCTAAACTCTACGTCAAAGATATTGCTGACATCCTTAAGGATAAATCCGTCGATAATTCGCTTCGTTCCAGTGCGGCTAATGCATTGAGCGATTTAGGAGATGCTGCTAAACCTTACGCCAAAGATATTACTGACATCCTTAAGGATAAATCTGTTGAGCCTTCATTTCGCTCTAGCGCCGCTTATGCATTGAGTTACTTGGAAGAAGCAGCTCAACCATATATCAAAGATATCCTCGATTTCATCCAAGATAAAACCATTGAGAATCAAATCTCTAGTCAAGTTGATAAATCAATGGCAGTATATGCCTTAGGTAATTTGGGAAAAGTTGCTCAACCTTACGTGAAAGATATTGTTAAGATTCTCAAGGATAAATCTATTGAAACTTCACTTCGTTCTAACCTTGCAAGAGCTTTAGAAAAAATAGAACAACTAGACCTGAATAGCGTTATTGTCATTTTGGATAACGTTTATTACGTGGGACAATCTGAATTTCAACAGTGGCGATTCTCTACATATTTTCTGGGGGGTGGCACTGAAGATGTCACAACACTGCTTAAATGGCTAGGCAGACCTAAAACAATTCCTGAGAAGCTAAACCACGATGAAGGAGTGAAAACACTAGAGGTTTTTCGCAAAATTTGGGAACCTAGTAAAGAATTAGTGCGTTTACAGGAAGACTTGGCAAAGCAAATTGCTGTGGTTGCGAGAAAAGTCTCTTGGCAACCACAAGATATTGTTATCTTAGAAACTCACTACAACAACCTTAAAAACGTCGGCTACAACGAAGCTGATTCGTTGCAATCAGTAATAATTAACCTCAAAACTTGGCAGTGGTTGTTCAACGCCAGAACTACTATTTTGATTCACGCTGCCTTTTGGCTTGTCCTCATCTTTGCTTATCCCAAATTTCCCCAAGTTCAAGCCATCTTCTTCTGGAACCCTTGGGTGAGGCGTATTCTCGGTGTCGGCTACGTCGGCTTAATTCTCACCTGGGTTCCTTTTTTTCGCGAAAAGTTATTTGAACCCTTCAAGCCTTCCCTACTAGCCGATGCCGGGTTAGATAATTTTAACCCCGAAGCTTACTTCCCAAATTCTAAAGTGAAAGTTCCCGGTGTAGACGAACCCGTACAAATTACTCAAGTGCTACCTAACATCAAAGGACAAGTCATCTTAGAAGGTGATTCTGGCTTGGGTAAGTCAATGTTTCTGCGCTATTTGGTAAAAACTTCTGGGCGGCTTGTGGTTTATCTACCTGCGCGCAAGTGTGACAAAGGGGTAATTGAGGCAATTCAAGCCAAGCTGCACGGACAAGCACAAGATGCTGATTTTCTCAAGAATTTAATTTACAGTGGCGCATTAGATATTTGCATTGACGGACTCAATGAAGTTACCGCCGACACTAGAGCAAAAATCTGTCAGTTTGCCGAAAGCTATTTCCGGGGTAACATCATCATGACCACCCAACCGCTAGAGTGGACACCACCCTCAACAGCCAAAATATATAAATTGCTGCCCCTTGAGGAACCACAAATTCAGCAATTTCTGATTTCCCGTCAGCCACGACTGCCCAAAAATGCCAAAGTTCAAGGTACTGATTATGAGCAAGCCACTGCTAGTTTTTTAACCAAAGCCCTTAGTAATCAGCAATCACCACAAGAATTAAGCGCCATCGAGAAGGTTCTCTCTAATCCAATGGATTTAACTGTGGTAGCCCTGATGCTATCCCAAGGCGAATACCCCGATTTGTTTCACTTGCAACAACATCAATATCAATTGATGGCAGCAGAATATTTGCAAGAATGGAAACAAGAATTTCCTCTGAAAAAATTCTCCGATGCTGTCTATCAAATGCGGCTGAATGATGAACAGGCGTTACCTGCGGATGAATTTTACCAGGTATTACAGTCTTTGGAAGACGATAAATATAAAATGGTTGTCAGCCGTCAGTGGCAAGACGAAAAAGGCGAAGCCAAGAGAGAATGGTACTTCCGCCACGATAAGATTATGGATTTTTTTTTGGTGCAAAGCTTTCTCGGCGAGAGTGAGGAAGCTAAAAACCGTCTCCTTGACCACATGGACGACCCCCGTTTTCGTGGTGTCTACTTTTTGCTAGCAACCTTACTCCCGTTAGATGCTGCTAAAGAACTAAAGGAAAAATTAGTTCAATACGCCGCCGATACCAAAGACCATACTGTGAGTGATACCTTTGTGCAATTGTTGCGACCAAGGTCGTGA
- a CDS encoding cyclic nucleotide-binding domain-containing protein — MTSPETVIWLQERTTLGILSPEVLNAIAQVIEEQVVPAETDLVSEGNSPEALYILVEGQLESNSTNQSNPALACGFLPGAVIELKELLLEELTPFTITTVTECHLWVVPADKFRKLVTQYPEIAQAFSRQLAQELAQATSALGYEQERSVALRPYLVTKAQRGIVGTSRYAVRLREQIREAAADRKSVDIFGEPGLEKDNIAALIHFGSPKRREPIIKVNCGILQTSGADLFGRAGGKPGLLEWLGEGTLVLNNIQELPEELLPPVTQLLKTGTYTPVARSGEPAPEPRPSKARILIVSEKTQPTIERCIGHIIKVPPLRVRKADIQAQVEYYTSLYIRSRGVPKPHITPEALRRLQSYDFPGNLKELKNLVERAIVQAEGANELTEEIFWPAEAKKKRFRVNLLNAYPNLRRFLRSPWWPDRINYGFTATAFAIIVAVLFIGPQTRDRNFVLNLFWAWWWPFFLFLFPFLGRIWCSVCPFMIYGEITQKLSLWLWPRKLKRWPREQAEKWGGWFMFGLFTLIFLWEELWHLENTAYLSACLLLLITAGAMIFSALFERRFWCRYLCPIGGMNGLFAKLSMTELRAQQGICSASCTTYQCYKGGPQKGEGLETNGCPLYSHPAQLEDNRDCVLCMTCLKACPHRSVEFNLRPPGIELWTTHVPRTYEVALLFLLLGGIYLHRLPELQSWLGLQLDLTQFWLHFGLSLLVLIIPAIFTFGAYGLLQVFNVNRKPRKFVELAYSYLPLVLGGNLAHYLRLGLGEGGRILPVTFATLGLSGEQLPILVAHPAVIAFLQGTTIIFSVLMTMLLTQKIARQPVKSLLWQHLAAIALGASMWAIIVF, encoded by the coding sequence ATGACATCTCCAGAAACGGTTATATGGCTACAAGAACGCACCACTTTAGGAATTCTCTCGCCTGAAGTGTTAAATGCGATCGCACAAGTAATTGAAGAACAAGTTGTACCAGCCGAAACTGACTTGGTTAGTGAAGGCAATTCTCCAGAAGCCCTTTATATTCTTGTAGAAGGTCAACTCGAAAGCAATAGCACCAATCAAAGCAACCCAGCCTTAGCTTGTGGATTTCTCCCCGGTGCAGTGATTGAACTCAAAGAATTGCTGCTGGAAGAATTAACTCCATTCACAATTACTACAGTAACTGAATGTCATTTGTGGGTTGTACCTGCTGATAAATTTCGGAAATTAGTCACCCAATACCCCGAAATTGCTCAGGCTTTTTCGCGTCAATTGGCTCAAGAATTAGCTCAGGCAACATCTGCACTTGGCTATGAACAAGAACGTTCTGTAGCTTTGCGGCCATATTTAGTTACCAAAGCCCAACGAGGTATTGTCGGTACAAGTCGATATGCTGTGCGTCTGCGGGAGCAAATTCGAGAAGCGGCTGCTGACCGCAAATCAGTGGATATTTTCGGAGAACCAGGATTAGAAAAAGACAATATAGCAGCTCTCATCCACTTTGGTTCTCCAAAACGGCGAGAACCAATCATTAAAGTAAATTGCGGTATTCTGCAAACTAGCGGCGCAGACTTATTTGGTCGCGCTGGCGGTAAACCAGGACTATTGGAATGGTTGGGGGAAGGTACTCTAGTTCTCAACAACATCCAAGAATTGCCCGAAGAATTATTGCCTCCCGTGACGCAGTTACTCAAAACTGGCACATATACCCCCGTGGCTCGTTCTGGAGAACCAGCACCGGAACCTCGCCCTAGTAAAGCCAGAATTCTGATTGTTTCCGAAAAAACTCAGCCGACAATTGAACGCTGTATTGGTCACATTATTAAAGTACCGCCGCTACGGGTGCGGAAAGCTGATATTCAGGCGCAGGTTGAGTATTATACAAGTCTCTACATTCGCTCTAGAGGCGTTCCGAAACCGCATATTACCCCAGAAGCTTTGCGTCGCCTCCAGTCTTATGATTTTCCTGGGAACCTCAAGGAATTGAAAAATCTGGTTGAAAGAGCGATCGTGCAAGCGGAAGGTGCTAATGAATTAACAGAAGAAATTTTCTGGCCAGCCGAAGCGAAGAAAAAACGATTTCGGGTGAATCTGTTAAATGCCTATCCTAATTTGCGGCGGTTTTTGCGTAGTCCTTGGTGGCCCGATCGCATTAACTATGGTTTTACTGCAACAGCTTTTGCGATTATTGTTGCAGTTTTATTTATTGGGCCGCAAACCCGCGATCGCAATTTCGTATTAAATCTATTTTGGGCTTGGTGGTGGCCTTTCTTCTTATTTCTCTTTCCCTTTTTGGGACGTATCTGGTGTTCTGTTTGTCCCTTCATGATTTACGGGGAAATTACCCAAAAGTTATCTCTCTGGCTGTGGCCTCGAAAACTCAAACGCTGGCCGAGAGAGCAAGCTGAGAAATGGGGCGGATGGTTCATGTTTGGTTTGTTCACCCTAATTTTCTTATGGGAAGAACTCTGGCATTTAGAAAATACCGCCTACCTCAGTGCTTGTTTGCTGCTATTAATTACTGCTGGGGCGATGATTTTCTCTGCTCTTTTTGAGCGGCGGTTTTGGTGTCGTTATCTTTGCCCCATTGGTGGAATGAATGGTTTGTTTGCCAAACTTTCAATGACGGAACTTCGCGCACAGCAAGGGATATGTTCTGCTAGTTGTACTACTTATCAATGCTATAAAGGTGGACCGCAAAAGGGCGAAGGGCTAGAAACTAATGGATGTCCCTTGTATTCTCACCCAGCGCAATTAGAAGATAACAGAGATTGCGTACTGTGTATGACTTGCCTTAAAGCCTGTCCCCATCGTTCTGTTGAGTTCAACTTGCGTCCCCCTGGAATTGAATTGTGGACAACTCATGTACCTCGCACCTATGAAGTAGCATTATTGTTTTTGCTGTTGGGTGGGATATATCTGCATCGCTTGCCAGAATTGCAATCTTGGTTGGGTTTACAACTGGATTTAACTCAGTTTTGGCTGCACTTCGGATTATCGCTGCTAGTATTAATTATTCCAGCGATATTTACCTTTGGGGCTTATGGCTTGCTACAAGTGTTCAACGTTAACCGTAAGCCTCGAAAATTTGTCGAACTTGCGTATAGCTACCTACCATTGGTGTTAGGGGGAAACTTGGCTCACTATCTGCGTTTGGGTTTAGGCGAAGGTGGGCGAATTTTACCTGTTACCTTTGCTACCCTTGGTTTGAGTGGTGAACAATTGCCAATATTGGTTGCTCACCCGGCTGTAATTGCCTTTTTGCAAGGTACAACAATAATTTTCTCAGTGTTGATGACTATGTTATTAACGCAAAAGATTGCACGGCAACCAGTGAAATCCCTCCTCTGGCAACACTTAGCAGCGATCGCTTTGGGAGCTAGTATGTGGGCGATTATCGTATTTTAG
- the rplJ gene encoding 50S ribosomal protein L10: MGRTLENKKEIVADLKETLSESTLALVIDYQGLTVSEITDLRRRLRPSGTVCKVTKNTLMGIAIEGDEKWQPLSELLNGSSAFLLVKDDFSSAIKAYQEFQKVTKKTELRGGVLEGRLLKEPDVKVLGDLPSKEQLIAQIAGAINALATKIAVGINEVPGSLARALKAVSDQEQSGGSTETAAVQDSSAETATEDNSSTEPAAE, translated from the coding sequence ATGGGTAGAACACTAGAAAATAAAAAAGAAATAGTAGCTGACCTCAAAGAAACTTTGAGTGAGTCAACTCTGGCACTGGTAATTGACTATCAGGGGCTAACAGTTTCGGAAATCACAGACTTACGGCGGCGGCTACGTCCTAGTGGCACTGTTTGTAAGGTGACGAAGAACACCCTGATGGGCATTGCCATTGAAGGTGATGAGAAATGGCAGCCTTTGTCGGAATTGCTCAATGGTTCTTCCGCCTTTTTGCTGGTAAAAGATGATTTTTCATCGGCAATTAAGGCATACCAAGAATTCCAAAAAGTTACCAAGAAAACAGAACTTCGTGGTGGTGTCCTGGAAGGTCGCCTACTCAAAGAACCTGATGTCAAGGTACTGGGAGACTTGCCATCTAAGGAACAACTCATCGCGCAAATCGCTGGGGCTATCAACGCCTTGGCTACCAAGATTGCTGTGGGTATCAACGAAGTTCCTGGTTCACTGGCTCGTGCTTTGAAGGCTGTGTCCGACCAAGAACAAAGTGGTGGTAGCACCGAAACTGCTGCTGTACAAGATAGCAGCGCTGAAACCGCTACTGAAGATAATAGCAGTACTGAACCTGCTGCTGAATAG
- the rplL gene encoding 50S ribosomal protein L7/L12: MSAATDQILEQLKTLSLLEASELVKQIEEAFGVSAAAPVGGMMMMAGPGGAAPAEEAVEQTEFEVILDSVPADKKIAVLKIVRELTGLGLKEAKDLVEAAPKAVKEGIAKDAAEDAKKRIEEAGGKVTIK, from the coding sequence ATGTCTGCTGCAACCGATCAAATTTTAGAACAACTAAAAACCCTTTCTTTGCTGGAAGCTTCTGAGCTAGTCAAGCAAATTGAAGAAGCTTTTGGCGTAAGTGCTGCTGCACCTGTTGGCGGTATGATGATGATGGCTGGTCCTGGTGGTGCTGCTCCGGCTGAAGAAGCTGTTGAGCAAACCGAGTTTGAAGTGATTCTCGATTCAGTCCCAGCTGATAAGAAGATTGCTGTGCTGAAGATTGTCCGCGAATTGACCGGTTTGGGTCTGAAAGAAGCGAAAGACTTGGTAGAAGCTGCACCAAAGGCAGTTAAAGAAGGTATTGCTAAGGATGCTGCTGAAGATGCTAAGAAACGCATCGAAGAAGCTGGCGGTAAGGTGACTATTAAGTAG
- a CDS encoding DUF2605 domain-containing protein: MSDSNLPGTELLKTVLEPLLEDFQHWFTRSRHLLETEQLSFMSDQEQSDLLLRVKQAQEELSTAKMLFAATDKQVGIDMATLMPWHQLVTECWNVAMRFRQEREV, from the coding sequence ATGTCAGACTCAAATTTACCAGGGACTGAGTTGCTGAAAACGGTTTTAGAACCCCTGCTAGAAGATTTTCAGCATTGGTTTACGCGATCGCGCCATTTACTCGAAACTGAGCAGCTATCATTTATGAGTGACCAAGAACAATCTGATTTGCTCTTACGTGTTAAACAAGCGCAAGAAGAACTAAGTACAGCAAAGATGCTCTTTGCTGCTACCGATAAACAAGTCGGAATTGATATGGCAACGTTAATGCCTTGGCATCAATTAGTAACAGAATGCTGGAATGTCGCAATGCGCTTTCGTCAAGAGCGTGAAGTCTAA